In one Prochlorococcus marinus XMU1404 genomic region, the following are encoded:
- a CDS encoding class I SAM-dependent methyltransferase — translation MAIRKVNKASEIYKDLAIRVNNGELKNSDFINGRGSSKGLTRKRIQYVKRNLISYRKSFKSILDVGCGDGSFLVEFVEFCNDLYGVLPSESEVNLTRSILKNKKLDKSIKVIKGSTTEINFKKKKYDCIICNGVFLIHGFTLEIVEESLEIFSKLQSKNGLLYIGEQPEIEEDYYRREKSILKKIIYFIKGKNIKSLILIVYHYFLRLFSKRIFYRLSENMFSIPINEFEKILNKYDYVIVKVFESSTNKIISDNEKNKKMLRRVDYLCRKK, via the coding sequence ATGGCAATTAGGAAAGTAAATAAAGCCTCTGAAATCTATAAAGATCTAGCTATTAGAGTAAATAATGGAGAATTAAAAAATTCTGATTTTATTAATGGTAGAGGTTCATCCAAAGGTCTGACGCGAAAGCGAATTCAGTATGTTAAAAGGAATTTAATCTCATATAGAAAATCATTTAAATCTATTCTCGATGTTGGTTGTGGTGATGGTTCTTTTTTAGTTGAGTTTGTGGAATTTTGTAATGATTTATATGGTGTTTTACCTTCAGAAAGTGAGGTTAATCTTACTCGATCAATTTTAAAAAATAAGAAATTAGATAAAAGTATTAAAGTAATTAAAGGTTCAACAACAGAAATAAATTTTAAAAAAAAGAAATATGATTGTATTATTTGTAATGGAGTTTTTTTAATTCATGGATTTACATTAGAAATAGTTGAAGAAAGTTTAGAGATTTTTTCTAAACTACAAAGTAAAAATGGATTACTTTATATAGGTGAACAACCTGAAATAGAGGAGGATTATTATAGGCGTGAAAAATCAATTTTAAAAAAAATTATTTACTTCATAAAAGGAAAGAATATTAAGAGCTTAATTTTAATTGTTTATCATTATTTTTTAAGACTTTTTTCAAAAAGAATCTTCTATAGACTTTCCGAAAATATGTTCTCAATACCAATAAACGAATTTGAAAAGATTTTAAATAAATACGATTATGTTATTGTTAAAGTTTTTGAAAGTAGTACTAATAAAATAATTTCAGATAATGAAAAAAATAAAAAAATGCTTAGAAGGGTTGATTATCTTTGTAGGAAAAAGTAA